The Gloeobacter morelensis MG652769 genome contains the following window.
CAGATGAGCAGGGCCGCATCTTGGAGGCTGAGTGCCCCGGCGACGTGAGCGGCGGCCACCTCGCCCATGCTGTGGCCGACGACTGCCCCCGGCTCGACTCCCCAGGAGCGCCACAGGGCTGCGAGTGACACTGCCAGGGCGAAAAGGAGCGGTTGAGCAACCTCGACGCATTCGAGGTGAGCAGGGTCGCCAGTTTTCAGTGCTTTGATGACCGACCAGCCGAGATGAGGCTGCATGGCCTGGTCGCAGCGTTCGAGGGCGGTGCGGAAGGCGGGGTGGTGCAGAAGACCGCGTCCCATGCCGGACCACTGGCTACCCTGGCCTGCGAAGACGAAGACGACTGGTGGTGGTCCTGAAGCCGGGCGGCGTCCTGAGTGCAGACCCGGGATCGCTTCGCCACGGGCAGAGTGTTCGAGCAGGGCGAGCAGTTCCCCGCGCGTCCGCACCACCGCTCCCAATCGATATCGGCCACCGCTGCAGGCGCGTGACGCACTGCCGCACAGGGCATTTAGTGACTGGCTCGGCTCGGTGGCCAGGGCCTGGAAGCATTGAACCAGGGTGTTCAGGGCGTCCGGGCTATCGGCTGCGAGGGGCAATAGTTGGGCGCGGTCCTGGCGCAGTTCTTGCAGGACGACATGGCAGTTGGTGCCGCCAAAGCCGAAGGCGCTCACACCGGCCAGGGCCGTTTCGTCCGCTGCGGGCCAGTCCGTGAGTGAGCGCTGCACCGCCAGACCCAGGGCATTGAAGCGGATATGCGGGTTGGGCTGCTCGAAGTGGAGGCTGGGCGGCAACAGCCGGTGCTTGATTGACAGGGCGACTTTGATCAGACCGGCGATGCCGGCGGCACTCTCCAGGTGGCCGATGTTGGTCTTGACCGAACCGATTAGCAATGGCCGGTCGGCCGGACGCTCTGTACCGAGTACGGCGCCCAGGGCACCCGCCTCGATCGGGTCGCCCAGGAGCGTGCCGGTGCCGTGGGCTTCGACGTAATGGACCGCCTCGGCCGGGACGCCGGCGCGGGCGTAGGCTTCTTGCAGCACGGCTTCTTGGGCCTGCGGATTCGGGGCGCTCAGTCCGTTGCTGAAGCCGTCGTTGTTGACCGCACTGCCGCGAATCAAGCAGTAGATCGGGTCGCCCGCAGCCAGGGCCGCCGACAGCGGCTTGAGTACGACCGCCCCCACCCCTTCGCCGCGCACGTAGCCATTGGCACGGGCGTCGAAAGCCTTCGAGCGGCCGTCCGGGGCCATCGCTCCGAATTTCGACATCGCCACGGTGCTCGCCGGAGCGATCATCAAGTTGACGCCCCCGGCAATGGCCAGGGTCGATTCACCGTCGCGCAGACTCTGGCAGGCCAGGTGGATGGCGACGAGCGAGGACGAGCAGGCCGTGTTGACGACCAGGCTCGGCCCCTGCAGACCGAAAGTGTAGGAGACGCGGGCGGCAATAATGCTCGAATCCTGGCCGATGGCCGTGTGCTGGGCGATGTGCCGCGTGCCGCCACCGCCCAGGCGCGCGTAATCGTGCCACATTGCCCCCCAAAATACGCCGGTCTTGCTGCCGCGCAGTTGCTCCACCGGCAGGCCGGCGTCTGCCAGGGCCGCCCAGCTCAGCTCCAGGCTCAAGCGCTGCTGCGGGTCCATCTGGATTGCCTCGCGCCCGGAGATCCCGAAGAACTGCGGATCGAAGCGGTCCACCTGATCGAGGAATCCGCCCCAGCGCGTGCTCATCTTGCCTGGGGCGGCCGGGTCGTCACTGAAAAAGGCGCCGATCTCCCAACGCTCGGTGGGCACTTCGCGGATCGCGTCTTTGCCCTCGCAGAGCAACCGCCAGAAGGCGTCCGCGTTCGGGGCTCCCGGAAATCGGCAGGCCAGGCCGACGATGGCGATCGGCTCATGCTCGGGGCGCTCCACCGGGACGGGGCGCGGGGTGGACGGTGCCTGAGCGCCTGCCAGGTGCGCCGCCACCGCTGCGACGGTCGGGTAGTCCCACACCAGTGTGGGAGAGAGCGGGCGGGCAAGGGCAGTGCTCAACTCCCCGGTCAGCTCCATTGCCCGCACAGAATCGAGCCCGTAGTGGTTGAAACGTTCGTGGCGGTTGAGGCCACCGGCGTCGAGGCCGAGCTTGACGGCCAGGCGACCGAGCAGCCAGGACTGGATCGCTTCGACGGTCGGGCTCTGGATGGCAGGTGTGTTCATAGCCGGGTGCCGGTTGTGGGTTTCGGGGTCAACAGGTTGATGCTGATGGCCGCCAGGGCCGCGGACGGGTACTGGATCGCATAGAGCGGCTCGCTCTCGAGGCCCGCCGCACGGGCGGCGTCCAGGAATTCGCTCAGTTCGATCGGGTACTGGTCGGAGTAGCCGTGGGTGGCGTCGTAAGGTGTCGCCAGGGTGCGGCCGAGCTGGCGGGCGGCCTGCTCAGCATCGACAGTGTGCAAATCGAGCACAAGAAGGCCGAAGCGCCCCAGATGCGCAGCCCAGCGGCGGAAGTGCTCGGTCAGATTCAAGAAGAGTTCGTGGCCCTCGATCATCCGGCCCTGGTGGGCAAAGGCGCCGGTGGAGCGGCTTGGACGCCCTGGTGCCCCGGTCTGGGCGGGCGGCCGGTAGGGGCGGTTGTGGTCGAGAAACGACCGCACGCTCAGCACCTCGTTCAGGTGGATGCCGTGTTCTTGCTGGAGGCGACGGGCGAAGTCATCGGGGTCGTTGATGTCGCCGAAGATGGCGATGTGGGGAATGCCCGCGCCCGTCAGCCTCGTCCGGGCGGTGACGAGCGCCGCCTCGTTGTAGTCGGCACAGACGACGATGAGCGGGTCTTCCGAGAGCGTTCGACCGCGCGCTGTGCGGGTCTTGATCACCCGGTAGATGTGCTCGACGAGCGCGCCGTCGCCGCAGCCCATATCCGCGATGCCAAGCGGCCGGTCGGACCGCTCGAAGATATCGACGATGATGTCGTCTACTTTTTTAAAGTAGGTGTGGTGGGCTCGGCCGCTACCCCAGACGTTCATCTCGCGGTGGACGTGGGTCTCGTCGCCGCCGGCGGTCCGGACGATCAGGACAGTCGGGTCCCCGAAGATCAGTTCGGGGACGAGCAAAAAAGTCGGCAGGTAAGAAACGGTTACCCCGTAGGCGTAGGCCCGCGAGGCAGCGAAGCGCCCCGACGGGGTCAGCCGCACCTGCTCACCCGCCCGCACGGCCCAGCCCTGGTTTACCAGCAGCACGAAAGCCTCCTGCAGGTGATCGCCTGCCTGTGGGCAGCGCAGATCGGGGCTATCGAAGACGCCGTGCATGGCAAGAGCCACCATCGTCGGTCCGACCAGCATCCCGTCTAGGTGGTGATGCACCTGTTCACGAATAAGCCGGTGCGCCCCATCTAGATCCCAGCCGCGAGCGGACCGCTCGATCAGCCGCCGAAAGGCTGCGGACTCGGGGAGGTTGGAGAAGAGGTACTCGTCCATGCGGATGGCCAGCGGCACGAAAGCGCTCAATTCGCGGTAGACAGGTGCCAGCTTCAGAGCGCCGCGGCCCTTGGCGGTGAGGGTGTAGCCGATGCCGTTGGCTCCCACAGCACGGGTCAGCCAGCCCTGGCAGGCAAGCAGCCGCAGGGCGACGTTCAAATAGCCGACATTTCCCCCGAAGCGATCGACCAGCGAGTGCAAAGAAGCCGACTCGACCCGAGCGAACCAGGCCAGGATCCCTTTTTCTTCGAGCGCCATGATCGTCGTTGCAAGGGCAATGCCGTCGAGGTGCAAAAAGATCTTGCGGCGGATCTCGGCCTGCCCGTTTTTGTCGATAAACCGCTCCTCCACCCGCGCCGACGGCAGCAGGGGTCTGGAGGTTCCGGCTTTGGGGATTGCAATCGCACAACTGCGGCGCAACGTCGATTGTTCTGCAGCGCTGCGGCTGCCGCTCATCAGTGGAATCGTTTCTGAATTGTCTGCCATTGGAACTACCCGAATAGATTGACTTGCTCTGGAACGCTAAACCGGGTTTCCCGGCTGTTATAGGACAATAAAGCAGTTAAAAATGGGCGGCATATAATCTCTAAGTGCCGCTGAGTAAATATGAATTTTCTGGAAGTTAGCAAACCCAAGTGAGCCGAATATGTGACCGGGACGGGTTGCTGCGCTGTCGAGGTGGAAGCTTATCGATTCGGTGGGTTGGGGGATGGAAGGCTATTGAATTTTCGTTTGAGGCCAAATAAGAACCGTGCGGTGTTCGACCGCTTCACCAGCAGGTCGTACAGGCAGAGCGCACCGAGCACTGCCACCGCCGCAATCACCAGGAATTTTTCGAGCGCACCGGTATCCCAGCGCAGGATGTAAAAACCGGCGACGACCAGAATCGTCTGGTGCAGAATGTACACCGGGTAGGCGGCCTCACCGGTGTAGCGCAAGAAAGGATTGCTGAAATTGAGATACCGGTTGGCAAAGCCAAGGACGGCCACCACGCAGCACCAGGAATTGAAACCGCGAAACGCGTCGTAGGCAATGCGCCCCGGAGAGTAAACATAGCTCGGCGTGTTCCCGCTGAGCCAGAGCGCGAAGAGCCAGCAGAGGCCCGCTCCCCCGAGGGCCGCTGCCACCCCCCGGTAACGCCCGACGGCCTCCGTCAGGCGGGCGTCCGAGGCAAGAAAGTAGCCGTAGACGAAATAGAGTAGGTATAGACAGAAATTGGCCCAATCGTTCACGAGGTTCTGATTGCCGTTCGGCCAGCCCGCCCGCAGCGACCCTTCGATCAACGCGAGCGGCAGGGCGGGCAAGAAAATAGCACCCGGCCTGACCAGGATGGCGCTCAATCTCTCCCACCCTCCGGTAGTCTTGCTTCGGGCGGCGATGAACAGCGGTAGGGCGATCAACGAGTAGACGAACAAGTAAACGACGAACCATAGATGCGCCCACTGGAAATGTTCACCTCCTAAAAATCGCCAGTAGAAATGCCAGTAGTCGTCCTGGTAGCCTGGTCCTTTGAGCAGCCCGAAATACACCAGGGGCGGCACGACCACCAGACAACCGAAGGCGAACGGAACCAGCAGCCGCTGGAAGCGTTCGCCCACGTACTGGGCGGCGGTGCGGGAGCCGAGAGCGTACCAGGTGCCCGCGCCCGAAATTAAGAAAAAGAGCATCATGAACCACTGATCCAGGAAGAGCACCAGGCCCGTGGCCGCCGGTTGCGGGCGGGGCATGCCGACGAGCACGAAGCGGTCGGCACTGGTCTCGATGCGCTCCAGTAGTTGCCCCGCCTGAACGCGGCTGCCGATGCTCGCCCAATCGACCAGCACCAGGGCCGGGCGACCGGGCGAGCGGAGGTAGGCATCGAGGCTCTCGCTTTCTACCTGCGCTCTGATTTGCAGCGGGCGGGCCAGATGCGGGGGGGCGACTATCCGCAAAGGCAATCGCGCCTCCGTAGCCAGTTGCCCTAGCCCCCAGAAGGCTTCGTACACTGCATCGAAGTAGGAGAAACCGCTGCCCAGTTCTGCGCGCCGGACGATCAGGCGGTCACGGCTGGCGATCGGCGCGAGGGTGTCGCGCAGGTCGGGCGAGTAACCGGCCCGGAGGGCCAGGGCCTCGAAGCGCCTGGGGGCGAGCAGGGGCGGCAGGCTCTGTTGGCCTTCGGCGTAGAGTCGGTCGAAGCG
Protein-coding sequences here:
- a CDS encoding acyltransferase family protein, with the protein product MRPPGEPARFQTARRYDFDWLRVLTTALVICFHAAIVFSASSYYIKDDPLYAYTRRFDRLYAEGQQSLPPLLAPRRFEALALRAGYSPDLRDTLAPIASRDRLIVRRAELGSGFSYFDAVYEAFWGLGQLATEARLPLRIVAPPHLARPLQIRAQVESESLDAYLRSPGRPALVLVDWASIGSRVQAGQLLERIETSADRFVLVGMPRPQPAATGLVLFLDQWFMMLFFLISGAGTWYALGSRTAAQYVGERFQRLLVPFAFGCLVVVPPLVYFGLLKGPGYQDDYWHFYWRFLGGEHFQWAHLWFVVYLFVYSLIALPLFIAARSKTTGGWERLSAILVRPGAIFLPALPLALIEGSLRAGWPNGNQNLVNDWANFCLYLLYFVYGYFLASDARLTEAVGRYRGVAAALGGAGLCWLFALWLSGNTPSYVYSPGRIAYDAFRGFNSWCCVVAVLGFANRYLNFSNPFLRYTGEAAYPVYILHQTILVVAGFYILRWDTGALEKFLVIAAVAVLGALCLYDLLVKRSNTARFLFGLKRKFNSLPSPNPPNR